A single genomic interval of Asinibacterium sp. OR53 harbors:
- a CDS encoding HlyD family efflux transporter periplasmic adaptor subunit encodes MVAIAVLPLVRVDITVKAQGMIRPATARAEVKIPATGIIAEIRCREGDLVEKGTVLMRLKDSTLQSKKIRNQFEMHKRQQHIQDLLLLTAPEVDSACLQQQLYLPLYREQYNRFRNRLVIHELAVKQAAHALQSHSSLVKERITAPNAFYEMQIQLKEKEAAYRLARNEQLGYWQEALERNRMELAQCEEQAAQLAAYEALLLVRSPVKGFVQGIGQWHTGAFATAGEAACLVSPTDTLMGECYVPSKDIGLIKDSMNVICSFDAFEQRYFGTVSGRVIAIDDDFSLVNGRPLFRVRCSFQTTRLGLKKGYEVALKKGLGFQARFKVTERSLWQLLLDHMDDWLNPSV; translated from the coding sequence GTGGTAGCGATTGCCGTACTTCCGCTGGTCAGGGTAGATATTACCGTTAAAGCTCAGGGAATGATCCGGCCGGCAACAGCGCGAGCGGAAGTGAAGATACCCGCTACAGGTATTATTGCCGAGATCAGATGCCGGGAGGGTGACCTGGTTGAAAAAGGAACTGTACTGATGCGTCTGAAAGATTCGACGCTTCAGTCTAAAAAAATTCGGAACCAATTTGAAATGCATAAACGGCAACAACATATACAAGATCTGCTATTACTGACGGCACCGGAAGTTGATTCGGCTTGCCTTCAACAGCAATTGTATTTGCCGTTGTACAGAGAGCAATACAACCGGTTCAGGAACCGGCTGGTTATTCATGAACTGGCTGTTAAACAGGCAGCACATGCGTTGCAAAGTCATAGTTCACTGGTGAAAGAGCGGATCACGGCACCGAATGCTTTTTATGAAATGCAAATTCAACTGAAAGAAAAAGAAGCAGCATACCGGTTGGCCAGGAATGAACAACTGGGATATTGGCAGGAAGCGCTTGAGCGGAACAGGATGGAACTGGCACAATGCGAAGAACAGGCGGCACAACTCGCGGCTTACGAAGCTTTGTTACTGGTACGTTCGCCTGTAAAAGGCTTTGTGCAGGGCATCGGCCAGTGGCACACCGGAGCTTTTGCAACTGCCGGAGAAGCAGCTTGCCTGGTTTCTCCAACCGATACCCTGATGGGGGAATGTTATGTGCCGTCTAAAGATATAGGATTGATCAAGGATTCAATGAACGTGATCTGCAGCTTTGATGCTTTTGAACAACGGTATTTTGGTACTGTAAGTGGACGAGTGATAGCTATTGATGACGATTTCAGCCTGGTTAACGGCAGGCCGTTATTCCGGGTACGCTGTTCTTTTCAGACCACCCGTTTGGGTTTGAAAAAAGGATATGAAGTGGCTTTGAAGAAAGGACTTGGATTCCAGGCACGGTTTAAAGTAACGGAAAGGAGCTTGTGGCAACTACTGCTCGATCATATGGATGACTGGTTAAACCCATCGGTATGA
- a CDS encoding CPBP family intramembrane glutamic endopeptidase: MKRSVWQLVAGGYLVTIGLNFLFGYLLFPEQQSATAILNLNVKEAFWVAVIFAPLVETYLIQYLVIKNVHKWTGIYWIAVLASAIIFGALHKYSVPYMILTFLSGIIYGIIYVVLALRGKDPFVYIALTHALHNLTGFCIEHVF, encoded by the coding sequence ATGAAAAGATCAGTCTGGCAATTGGTGGCAGGTGGATACCTTGTGACAATTGGGTTGAATTTTTTGTTCGGGTATTTGCTCTTTCCCGAACAACAATCAGCTACCGCTATACTAAATCTCAATGTTAAAGAAGCGTTTTGGGTAGCGGTGATATTTGCTCCATTGGTTGAAACCTATTTGATACAATACCTTGTAATCAAAAATGTCCATAAGTGGACAGGTATTTATTGGATAGCAGTATTAGCCAGTGCCATCATTTTCGGCGCCTTGCATAAGTATTCTGTTCCTTATATGATATTGACTTTCCTGTCAGGAATTATATACGGCATCATTTATGTCGTTTTAGCACTCCGGGGAAAGGATCCATTTGTTTACATCGCATTGACACATGCATTACACAACCTGACAGGGTTTTGTATTGAACACGTTTTTTAG
- a CDS encoding bacteriocin class II family protein — MKQNQLNIHTLEGFSELDRDELKTVNGGSVWDSLVYVAKTTTSYIMEFARTASEFQASLPSSLEK; from the coding sequence ATGAAACAAAACCAATTGAACATCCATACACTGGAAGGATTCAGTGAGTTGGATAGGGATGAATTGAAAACGGTGAATGGTGGTAGTGTCTGGGATAGCCTGGTTTATGTTGCAAAAACAACCACAAGCTATATCATGGAGTTTGCAAGAACTGCCAGTGAGTTCCAGGCCTCGTTACCGTCAAGCTTGGAAAAATAG
- a CDS encoding two-component regulator propeller domain-containing protein, whose translation MRFAIIILGSCLMLASPSKAQSPPIGQWREHLNYRPAIQVIKADQVYCATATNLFAVDAQDEMQRFSKMTGLHDIGISCVGWDDLSSQLVIAYNNSNIDVLKKQSVTNIGDIKRSTIAGNKSIHHIFCSNGLAYLSSGLGIIVVNLIKYEIKDTWFIGASGAPVNVHSIAADADFFYAATDEGLKKASRLADLSDYRNWTTLSGSNGLPGGNTNAVVVAANQLIAQKNDSLFIASGNNWSLLYTDTVWSLNSITPSGNKLLVCQQNNTGKARVLQLATNGNIEKIITNPALLSHPLSAIIDAGKIWVADSLNGLSRFTATGADRFIPNGPPGTATGEMMGDGKQLFAAAGSINNNWQPQHNRNGIFQLTNNEWNFYRYDNTPALSNTYDFITVAIDPVDQTLWAGSFGSGLAHFKNNNVSIYQTNNSALQAAMNNPGSYQVGGLAFGQNNHLWISNYGAAKELVVRKADSSWKAFAIPFPHTENAVGQVLIDDADQVWIISPKGNGIFCYNHGASIDNTNDDQWKFYQQGNGKGNLPSNNVLCMAKDKNGFIWIGTDKGIGIVQCTGNVFSPQGCDALLPVVQQDRFAGLLFRDEMVQCIAVDGANRKWVGTRNGLWLLSQDGTSIVYRFTSDNSQLLNNDIRKLAIDPHTGEVFIETAMGICSFRSTATEGGPSNQDVLVFPNPVPPGYNGTIAVRGLTNNALVKITELNGRLVYQTRALGGQAIWDGRTYLGNKVASGIYLVIVRSDSGDDKIVTKIAITSGR comes from the coding sequence ATGCGCTTTGCTATCATCATCCTTGGCTCATGCCTTATGCTGGCAAGCCCATCGAAAGCCCAGTCGCCACCCATCGGGCAGTGGCGCGAACACCTCAATTACCGGCCAGCCATACAAGTCATCAAAGCCGATCAGGTTTATTGCGCTACCGCCACCAACCTGTTTGCCGTTGATGCGCAGGATGAAATGCAACGCTTCAGTAAGATGACCGGCCTCCATGATATAGGCATCAGTTGTGTCGGTTGGGATGATCTCAGCTCCCAACTTGTTATTGCGTATAACAACAGCAATATCGATGTACTCAAAAAGCAATCCGTTACCAATATCGGCGATATCAAACGAAGCACTATTGCCGGCAACAAATCCATCCATCATATTTTTTGCAGCAACGGACTCGCATACCTTTCCAGCGGACTCGGGATCATCGTAGTCAATCTTATCAAATACGAAATCAAAGACACCTGGTTCATTGGCGCCAGCGGAGCACCGGTGAATGTACACAGCATAGCTGCCGACGCTGATTTCTTTTATGCTGCTACAGATGAAGGATTGAAAAAAGCATCCCGTCTCGCCGATCTCTCCGATTACCGCAACTGGACCACACTCAGCGGCAGCAATGGTTTACCCGGCGGCAATACCAACGCTGTGGTGGTTGCCGCCAACCAGCTAATCGCTCAAAAAAACGATTCTCTTTTCATTGCATCGGGCAATAACTGGAGCCTATTGTATACAGATACTGTATGGTCTTTGAACAGCATCACTCCATCTGGAAATAAACTCCTGGTCTGCCAGCAAAACAATACTGGCAAAGCCCGTGTTTTGCAATTGGCAACCAATGGCAACATAGAAAAAATCATTACCAATCCGGCACTGCTCTCCCATCCATTATCAGCCATTATCGATGCCGGTAAAATATGGGTGGCCGACAGCCTCAATGGTCTTTCAAGGTTCACCGCAACAGGCGCCGACCGTTTCATTCCGAATGGGCCACCCGGTACAGCAACCGGTGAAATGATGGGTGATGGAAAACAACTTTTTGCAGCAGCCGGCAGTATCAACAACAACTGGCAGCCGCAACACAATCGGAATGGAATATTCCAATTGACGAACAATGAATGGAATTTTTACCGCTATGATAATACGCCGGCACTCAGCAATACTTATGACTTCATCACAGTAGCCATCGACCCTGTTGATCAAACGCTTTGGGCCGGCAGTTTTGGAAGTGGCCTAGCACATTTCAAAAACAATAACGTTTCAATCTATCAAACCAATAACAGCGCATTGCAGGCTGCTATGAACAATCCGGGCAGTTACCAGGTAGGCGGACTGGCATTCGGTCAAAACAACCATCTCTGGATAAGCAACTACGGAGCTGCGAAAGAGTTGGTGGTACGGAAAGCCGACAGTTCATGGAAAGCATTTGCCATACCGTTTCCGCATACAGAAAATGCAGTAGGGCAGGTATTGATCGATGATGCCGATCAGGTATGGATCATTAGTCCGAAAGGCAACGGTATCTTCTGTTACAACCACGGCGCTTCCATTGACAATACCAATGATGATCAATGGAAGTTTTACCAACAGGGAAATGGCAAAGGAAATTTGCCCAGCAACAATGTATTGTGTATGGCAAAAGACAAGAACGGTTTCATCTGGATAGGCACCGATAAAGGCATTGGCATTGTTCAGTGTACCGGCAATGTGTTTAGTCCGCAAGGATGCGATGCCCTGCTGCCCGTAGTACAGCAGGATCGTTTTGCCGGGTTGTTGTTCCGTGATGAGATGGTACAATGCATAGCAGTAGACGGCGCAAACCGCAAGTGGGTAGGAACGAGAAATGGCCTCTGGTTGCTTTCACAAGACGGCACTTCGATCGTGTACAGATTTACCAGCGATAATAGTCAGCTGTTGAATAACGATATCCGAAAACTGGCCATCGACCCGCATACCGGCGAAGTATTCATTGAAACGGCTATGGGCATCTGCAGTTTCAGAAGCACCGCTACCGAAGGGGGGCCATCAAATCAGGATGTATTGGTATTCCCCAATCCCGTACCACCAGGCTACAATGGAACCATCGCCGTCAGGGGGCTTACCAATAATGCCCTTGTAAAAATAACCGAATTGAATGGCCGGCTCGTATACCAAACCCGCGCCCTGGGCGGTCAGGCTATATGGGACGGGCGAACTTACCTCGGCAATAAAGTTGCAAGCGGCATTTACCTTGTCATCGTACGCAGCGATTCAGGCGACGATAAGATCGTCACTAAAATCGCCATCACTTCGGGTCGTTGA
- a CDS encoding bifunctional YncE family protein/alkaline phosphatase family protein, with product MKKAFFYSLFVLLAVAGQAQTAPASGLKTLTLPNGWTLSPAGRSLPLGDLPLNIAVSKSKQLMAVTNNGQGTQSIQLIDPATEKVLDNIVIAKGWYGLKFSGDEKKLYASGGNDNWIAEYAVENKKLILKDTIVLGKKWPNKISPAGIEIDEKQKQLYVVTKENNALYIIDLKTKKVAEPFALGGEAYACVLSPNAKELYISCWGCDKVYVFDTEKRNIKAEIPVGDNPNEMVLTANGKYLYVANSNDNSVSVINVRERKTIETLNTALYPDAPNGSTTNGLALNKDEKTLYIANADNNCVSVFDVSEPGASKSKGFIPVGWYPTNVKVIGKKIFVSNGKGFTSMANPRGPNPFGNKRIKEEVVYQQGDPNKPKDVQYIASLFKGTMSIIDEPNAETLAAWSRQVYSNTPYSKEKEMLTQGEEGNPIPHKVGEKSPIKYVFYVIKENRTYDQVLGDMKEGNGDQSLVLFGEHVTPNQHAVAKEFVLLDNFYVDGEVSMDGHNWSTGAYATDYLEKNWVTSYGGRGGSYDGEGHRAIANNKGGFIWDHCKKAGVSYRTYGEFADNYKPNIPVLKDHFCPYFTSFDGTVPDTTRFQQWKRDFDSLLAIDKVPSFNSLRFPNDHTEGLRKGRPTPYAHVADNDLAVGMFVEYLSKSRIWNETAVFILEDDAQNGADHVDAHRSPAYIAGGFVKRNFVDHTMYSTSSMLRTIELILGIPPMSQYDAAATPMWRSFASAADSKGFTARPANINLSEKNTAMNEWQRRSEKFDLAKEDAVPDLEFNKVLWHGLKGDHVPFPAPRRAAFFKQTKMADRD from the coding sequence TTGACACTGCCCAATGGATGGACTTTATCACCTGCCGGCCGCAGCCTGCCATTGGGAGACCTGCCACTGAATATTGCTGTGAGCAAGTCCAAGCAATTGATGGCTGTAACCAATAACGGACAAGGCACGCAGAGCATTCAACTGATCGACCCTGCTACTGAAAAAGTGCTGGATAATATAGTGATTGCCAAGGGATGGTACGGATTGAAATTTAGTGGCGATGAAAAAAAACTGTATGCTTCCGGTGGCAATGATAACTGGATTGCTGAATACGCTGTAGAAAATAAAAAACTCATCCTTAAAGACACCATCGTACTGGGTAAAAAATGGCCCAATAAAATTTCACCTGCAGGTATCGAAATCGATGAAAAACAAAAACAGCTATACGTGGTTACTAAAGAGAACAACGCGCTGTATATCATCGACCTGAAAACAAAAAAAGTAGCTGAACCTTTTGCACTTGGTGGAGAAGCTTACGCGTGCGTGCTTTCGCCCAATGCAAAAGAGTTGTACATCAGTTGCTGGGGATGCGATAAAGTGTATGTGTTCGATACGGAAAAAAGAAACATCAAAGCTGAAATACCTGTTGGAGATAATCCCAACGAGATGGTGCTCACCGCCAATGGTAAATACCTCTATGTAGCGAATTCGAATGACAACAGCGTTTCTGTGATCAATGTAAGGGAAAGAAAGACGATCGAAACATTGAATACGGCACTGTATCCCGATGCCCCCAATGGCTCTACGACCAACGGCCTGGCCCTTAATAAAGACGAAAAAACCCTCTACATCGCCAATGCAGATAACAATTGTGTTTCGGTATTCGATGTAAGTGAACCGGGTGCCAGCAAGAGCAAAGGTTTTATACCGGTAGGCTGGTATCCCACCAATGTAAAAGTGATCGGCAAAAAAATATTCGTATCCAATGGTAAAGGTTTTACTTCCATGGCCAATCCGCGCGGCCCCAATCCTTTTGGAAACAAGCGGATTAAAGAAGAAGTGGTTTACCAGCAGGGCGACCCCAATAAGCCCAAGGACGTGCAGTATATCGCTTCTCTTTTTAAAGGAACTATGAGCATTATTGATGAGCCCAATGCAGAAACGCTGGCAGCATGGTCACGCCAGGTATATAGCAATACACCTTACAGTAAGGAAAAGGAAATGCTTACACAAGGTGAGGAAGGCAATCCCATTCCGCATAAAGTAGGAGAGAAAAGCCCTATCAAGTATGTGTTCTATGTGATAAAAGAAAACAGGACTTACGATCAGGTATTGGGTGATATGAAAGAAGGCAACGGCGATCAGTCGCTGGTACTGTTTGGAGAACATGTAACGCCCAACCAGCACGCAGTGGCAAAAGAATTTGTATTACTGGATAATTTTTATGTAGATGGCGAAGTAAGCATGGATGGGCATAACTGGAGCACAGGCGCGTATGCAACGGACTATCTTGAAAAAAACTGGGTAACCAGTTACGGCGGACGTGGTGGTAGCTATGATGGTGAAGGCCACAGGGCTATCGCCAACAACAAAGGTGGATTTATATGGGATCATTGTAAAAAAGCGGGCGTCAGCTACCGGACTTACGGTGAATTCGCCGATAACTATAAACCCAATATCCCGGTATTAAAAGACCATTTCTGTCCTTATTTCACCAGCTTCGATGGTACGGTGCCAGACACTACCCGTTTCCAGCAATGGAAGCGCGATTTCGATTCCCTGCTGGCGATCGACAAGGTACCCAGCTTCAACAGCCTTCGTTTTCCCAATGATCATACAGAGGGGCTCCGCAAAGGAAGGCCTACGCCTTATGCCCACGTTGCCGATAATGACCTGGCGGTGGGAATGTTTGTAGAATACCTGAGCAAGAGCCGCATTTGGAATGAAACAGCTGTATTCATCCTGGAAGATGATGCACAGAATGGCGCCGACCATGTAGATGCACACCGCAGTCCGGCTTATATAGCTGGTGGATTTGTAAAAAGGAATTTTGTAGATCATACGATGTATTCTACTTCATCTATGCTGCGCACCATTGAATTGATCCTGGGCATTCCGCCCATGAGCCAATATGATGCGGCAGCTACTCCTATGTGGCGCTCATTTGCTTCCGCTGCCGATTCCAAAGGATTTACTGCAAGGCCGGCAAATATTAACTTGAGTGAAAAGAATACAGCCATGAACGAATGGCAAAGGAGATCTGAGAAATTTGATCTTGCTAAAGAAGATGCGGTGCCGGATCTTGAATTCAATAAAGTATTATGGCACGGACTCAAAGGCGATCATGTACCGTTCCCTGCACCACGCCGCGCTGCTTTCTTCAAACAAACAAAAATGGCCGACAGGGATTAA